From the genome of Nicotiana sylvestris chromosome 1, ASM39365v2, whole genome shotgun sequence:
aggagtctAGTTGTTTTAATTGATACTAATTGATTGGTTTATATGTTTGTGCACTCTTTGCCTGCCTTACTTGCTTTCAAAAACTATATAAGGACCTAGTCCTCCATATTTCTATCATCAATCAATTCTCAAAAATCATAAACACACGAAAATACACCAACTCACACACTGAACTCACTCTTTCTTGCAATACCGTTTTTCTGATCCTGCTTTGCTTGAGATTTTTGGAACTGCTGTCTGCAATTTGGCTTTTTCAAGGCTACTTttgcttacttattttctttaaaactggtatgtcctttgtttaaatattctgcctcaccccctatgtgtttacttcacaGCTTCAAGCTTCTTGTTTACTTTATTGCTTATATGCTGTAATTTGTGCTTCATATCTCCTTTCTTTGCTtctgtttctgttatgaatcctctaCCCATATTCCCTTGTATGTGCTGAGTTAAGTtcttggcctgacagtatcctaattactgtccAAGCCTTGGCTTAATCCACAATGGATTCTAACTCACAATGCTTGACTAGCAGGCTGCTCAGGGGTGTGCTAGCATCCCAATtgttgggcatgaccactagTTTGCCCTGTCTCTCTCTAATTCCCttccccttgtgcacttacacctattcctagaatcttaagttctgcccctctcttttgagccttgctttgggaccttgagttccctctgaatttggacatctgagagctggcatttccacactgcactatgttcttgattctgaaatatgtttggggtgtaagcactgccctgaGTCCCTTTGAGGCTCTTGGGAACTCTTACACACCCCAAATATGAGGAAGtcttttggaaatctgatcctcgaagttggtttatctcatattattGGACTTTCAGTCGGAATTAGGCTGATTAGATGTAGTTGGAATGTTCTGATGTAATTTTCACTTTCTCCCTCTTTCTGATTCATTCaagttgtaataatttgtaataactatggggTATATAGTAAAAATGGGGGGAGGGTTGCTTATTGTATGCacaagggtagatatcatgctcattaggTATTACTTTCTGCAAATTATGTCAAGTTCTGCATTCTCCAATACTTGTCATATAGAGATCCTGCCTTAGATCCTGCATTTATCATAAAAAATCATGTTTTAGATTCTGCATATATTTTATATAGAAAACCTGCCTATATGACTGCATAAcctctgcatttttgcatttagaaaATTTGCCTATAGGACCTTTTACAATTCTGCATTTCAGCatctagaaagcatgcctataggtctttcagTGTTTCtgcatgcctataggtctttcagTATTTCTGCATGTATACGCCACTAGGCAACCAACTTTAGGCTTAATAATAACCAATTAatttagagatcatgtctataggattattGCAACTGTTAAAATCAAtgacacttagaaaccatgcctataggatcaattaATTAAATCAGCCTCGTTTTGAATCTAAAACCCATCTTAAAATCTGCAGATCTCTTTTACTAAAATCAGTAAAGTTTTTCCTTAAAATCGGTATACTTTGCATTATTAGATATCCTGTCTAtaagtttcacctaggcaagctggTAGGTAATTGATTAACTGTATCAGTTTTGATAACTACATCTAGTCAGGGCTAATTTCCTCATCtggaaaatatgtgataaatcagtctGTCCTACACTTTGCTTAATTAAAGACCCAATCAGTATTTGCAAGTCATGCTAAACAATTTGCTactttgaatgaggaggcctacttgagccttaactgctatttgctCCCTTTTAGATGTTATTTGTTATTGCCTATCGTTTAgcttttttatccttttaaaattatgaaaagccccaactccctcccctttaggattagtagtctcaatgcctccgagactgataggattggagcaggtaatagcatgcaataagtaacgataccattccgcgctttaatgccttcacggggtgggaagggtagatatggatatgatgaccggtgcgctaatatcatgtgcgacccctcttctgaggagtgattgctggatattgcattgatgtgatccatattaattataaacctaggacctctccccctttatttgcttttcttgtaaaactattcaagTCTTTTATAAATTTCTACCTCTTTACCTTTCTCAAGCTTCGATTTATTCGCAATGTTGTATGTGAACCCTTTCTATTTGAGCCCTTAATTACCtacttgattatgtgaagtcacaatatgacatggccgggaaccacactagtggatcttgaggggtgcctaacaccttcccctcgagataatttctagtctttacccaaactctggttcttcaaactcaaatcctttatagtgtcctaatgcacttaatcattaggtggcgactcttcaaatgcaaacccaattcccaaagggaacgagttgtcctcccaaatgtcataaactcgatttcgcgagaaaaatggggcatcgacagcatggcgactctgctggggatttctttAGGCTTTTATCATTTCgtgttatttgtgactttattgcttttatttgcctttatttaatgtctttatctTTTCttctacgaaactgacttggtttttgtttctttttctttaatgctttcttttaccgctttccttcaatactattgtaattatgagcaattattgtgatcattactttatgaacgcgcaaatacgtgacaacttgtttcattcttgtaattgcatattcaacatcatattccactcgtgccaaacaaaatatcatagcaacacttataatgagtggttgcgctcttccgatatcatcaccccctaaatttggcaaaggcatatttgcggtaaaaccagtcgatcagcggtgcagtcgacggttctgtgcctttccctcttgagttgtctgctcacgggtaccagtctaataccccatagaaaccttactctgtttaactgtgcatgcatcatggtcaaacctagtcgagttagttatgttgtccacgtaatgactctttaagatagccctgtccaaagtccactgtgtttccttggaacccaaacggacactaccacgtctatgcatttatttggagaactaaatacttcttatgctaattattgatttaaatagtcgagtctagcGGGGGATAAGGGcctaacactttgttttgcagaaaatgaggcacgaagtccctagattcggcatggtaaccaacattcactcaaggttgctaagctggtgggaagaccttcactctagtgatcagaTTCTCGTCCGCAAATAtttgggaaatttgccttctctttTGGAAATCCAAcccgacaacaaaatcatagaggctgcaactttATTCTAGGATAGCGACAGATCTATGTTTTGCTTCGGGAACCTTGAAATGACACCTCTGCTCGAGGAAATAGGAGGgttagctggtattccttgggagactccgggtttgcttatgccagaaaatcgcaagggtaggggtttcctcaaGATGACGGGACTAAAGAAAaacccagacttgacctgtttgaaggaCTCTTACATTcctttcgactatctgtacgagaggtacgaccatagcaagtcctatcgcacttacccagatgaatttgccctcacctcatTGGGGCATATCCACATAAGAGTCTTCGTCTTTATGTTCTGTTTTTTGGGGATGATAGTAtttcctatgaagaaggctaggatccataccagactagccatggtcaccaagacTCTAATGGAAGGTATTGGCGGGCAGCCTTTCAGCATAGTACCAATGATTgtcgcagagatataccgagccttgaaAAACTGTCAACAAGGGGCCAATCACTTTGAGGGTTGTAACTTACTACTCCAActttggctcatggagcacctccaaaaGGGtaaatatcggcaagagattttgcgcagagactgggatgatcatatcgccttccatcagccaaggcgaatgaactatatgcctaacatgtttgTTCAACCAGAAGATGCTAAAGGGTGGGTAGAGTTGTTTGAAAATCTGAAGGAAGACCAAGTGcggtggatgttcgagtggttccctactgaagagttcattgTCCGATCTCGGGATGCATCATTTCTTATACTCATCGGTCTAAGGGTAACTtatccttatgtccctctccgagtcaTGAGGCAGGCAATGagaaagcaggttataccaagggtcgacaagatgagtcacttcaagGCTGACTTTCAAGATGACGATAGCCCTCACAAGTGCCaggctcagcacatgtggcactacaaAATCATCCTGAGAAAAGATTCCATAGAACCAGATAGGTATCATACTGGTTATACCCCATACTATCCAAGTTGGTTGGAAGACGATCATAGTGTGTTAGGACAACCCgagtttgttcgaggtcacaggatcATCGATGAAAAGGCTAAAGTACAGGTTAAGTATAACCaattgcgcaagaggattcgagaGTGCGAAAGTGAACATCGGGAAATTCAAGAAGCACATCaaaagttgattgaagaatggaaataTATGGTTGTCAGCGCCAATAAACGACtggggtatttggagcggggtttgGTGGATTGGAAAGGAATTTCATCCAGAAGAGCGaaaactgccagaatgctgagggaaacgaaggaggacacttggctagagcctacttgctgttgggactacgtgagctggtgaagctgttcgatggagttAAAGATGCCAAttatggggaaggtccttctgggaccaagtagttagagtcttttcttttcctttaaaatgtaataaggtcaatggccattagtgacattttattttctgcaattttagtgtcgttttgggatttatcttatttttatcattaaaatgaggcatttagcattataagttctccaaactatttgtcgttaggcctacctcgggcacaacgaggcaccaaaattaggacacgatttatattatTGCACTATGTGCTTAAATCGTTAtgacattttcttctcataatccaCACCAACTTGTTACCttgttttgtttttacttttgttttattcccctccccaaaaggttagttcgtgcactctggcatcatcatcctactccacaagatccaagggccctccacctcctcctcctctgagtcctatcagaaacaagaacagaaggaaaatagaagatttgaacaactcggccgaaagggtagaggttcctcagggtattcaggttttcAAAGAAAGTGTCGCGTAGCTTGAACATAAGTTATTGAaatttcaggaagaactggaccaagttcggaacttggcaaacttatcattttccctcactaccccagatgtcaactttcccaatgctcaaaatcccgcacctccacaaaacatcctaAAACCACAGAAACAACCCGCTCCCCatcaacactgcaacacatgtcacacttcaaacaacaccccactactcattcctgaaaCACTAAACTCTACAAATGATCATCcccacaacacccccatctatgtggaaaccataccacactatactcaacctatttcaagcacaccAGAGTCTGATGATGAAGACTCTcttatcaggaacctggccgCAGAACTCAAGAAGATGACTAGCCGAGTCCAGGGTGTTGAAGGAAACAAAGGTATCGAGGGGCTGAATTACGAGAACCTTTGTAttcagccagatgtcgaactgcccgaggggtacaaacctcccaagttcgagatgtttgatggcacagggGATCCCAGAATTCATTTGAGAACCTACTGCGACAAGCTGTTTGGGGtaggaaaggatgaaaagattcgcatgaagctctttatgagaagtctgaaaggggatgctctatcttggtacatcagccaagacccCAAGAAGTGGACGaattgggtaggtatggcatccgatttcatggacaggttcagatTCAATACGGAGAATGTGCTAGATGTATTCTATATCcgaaatttgaagaagaaacctacagagacattctgcgagtatgctacttgttGGGGATCAGGGGAggctaaggtcaggccggccttagaagaagaacagatgaacaggtttttcattcgagctcaggacccacaatattatgagaggttgatacTGATTGAAGGCCAGaaattctccgacattatcaagctaGGAGAAAGGATAGAGGAAGgcattaaaagtggtatggtcactaactttgaagcatttcaggccaccaacaaggctctacagtctggtggcgcatccaagaaaagggatgtgagtgccttgatggttgcacagagaacaaaATTCCCAataaaataccaaacctacccaatatcgcctctcacatatcaacctaccccgaattaccaagcaccctcgccttcctaccaagctccaccgcctacttaccaatcatgtccaccacccacatatcaacctacctcaccaaGATATTCCCAGCCCACACCCGTCTACCAAGCCTATAATGCTCAGccctctcactatcaatcacctcctacccaccaaaacttccctagaccacGACCTAACTTCGACCGTAGACCTCCCAAACAATACACCGCCATCGCCGAACCAATCGaacagctgtatgaaaggctcaaagctgctggttatgtcacccttatccctgccataactccagaaaatccttcccattGGGTCAACCCGAACAAAatatgtgcataccattccggcatgaaggggaataccattgatgaatgccgctatCTAAAGGATAAAATCCAAgatttaattgataacaagatcatcgTGGCAAAGGACATGCTCCTAATGTTCACAAtaaccctctgcctgaccacaagggtggaggcattcacgTTATCGAaatagaagatgattgggaccccaaaggatcgATTGGATTGATTGCTGAGGGTAACGAGCCAAAAAAACCAACAACCACACTTAATCCAATTGTTGTCCAGATCCAGCCTTCCGGGGacgatgaagtaaacatgtctataccacttgagttcgaagcaccttcttctgcaaaggcgcccggaccaattgaggtcgagtttggatCCCCGAAAGCACCTGTGCCATTTGAAGTTACTGTGTTACCTCCCAAAACAAGGGTACCTATTCTTTTAGCAATGTCAGCCATAGAACCGTTCCATACGAAGGCCATCCCTTGGGATTACaccgccgaggcgagaaggaaagggaaaaccaaatctggagaagcaattgcggcacagggtatgaccagaacccgcagggtttatactccaaaCCATCTAGCTAAATCCAGTAAGCAAGTCTCTGGATGACCAACCGTCACTGAAAATGGGCATGATGacctctggaggaagatacaagcaaaggagtactcaGTCATCGATCAGTTGAACAAGACGCCAGCTCAGATCACCATTTTAGCCCTGTCGCAAAACTCTGATGCACATAAGAACGCCTTATTGAAAGTGTTGAGCGAGGCATATGTGCCCAGTAACATAACTGGAGGAAAAATGGcgaacatggtaggacaagtgttggagagtCATAAAATCACTtttcacgaagatgagctgccaccagaagggctaagccacaataaagcattgcacatcactgtgcaatgcgaagattacttcatcaccaggattctgattgatggagggtccagcctcaatatttgtccattggtgactctcggaacattgggaaagagcatgcatgagatcaaggatggggtcatcaacgtcaaagcttttgatggttcccaaaggtccactattgggggaatcagtttgtgtctgcaaatgggaccgacttggttcgacgttgattttcaggTGATAGACATCcgaacatcttacaacttgctattgggacggccctggattcatgcagtCGGTACTGTAGCATCAACCAtacatcaagcagtgaaatttgaatggaatcaccaagaggtaattattcatggcgacggtagaaatcccatatacagtcgccagaccatcccggcAATAGGAGGAAGAAGGAAAATATGTGAAGAAACCACCACCACGTCGAGCGGGTCAACGCCATGGACAATGATAAATGATGGGACAATAAGATTGAAAGcatactgaattggtgtggatacgagcctggcaagggactcggcaaaaacctccaaggaatcgccaaacccatcaagctgaagaaacatggtaccacttttggcttgggatatgaatacacctggaaAGAGTTTAATGAATGGTCCCCACTATGgcgcagtccctactacccactggagcatccgatacctcacctaaagcagactttccagccagctGATGTCATATATGgatcagaagaagaggaagcgtTGGCGGCAAtaaggaatttgtttttggaggATGACAATATGGACTGATGTGTCATTTTTGAGGAGGAAggagaggaaggcccttccatacaagctgtGAGCCAAGAAGCACGCCTAAATAATTGGTCcttcagaaccaccagagcccggagagcttcggggtagcaaggctgaacaaagcaccatgcattaccTTTTACTTTTTTGCTAGTTGATTTTCTTTCCATATTTTCTTTAAAGAACTctaatgttcaaaacaattatgaaatttatcaaagcatttcaatttcttataaatatcgctcttactatttttctatcatttactttatttacacagcactattattacatatcttgatgaaccgacgattgtgacatgcaacgagacaatgcaacaaatggacatagactcagaagaggatgatataccagaagaggtcgttaaagatgttgaggattttgagaatagacctaagtctaacttggacgaaactgaggttgTCAACTTGGGGGATacagaaaatgtcaaggaaacgcgcatcagtgttcatctgtcaccatcagaaaagaaagagtacgcGAAATtcctaagggaatatgaggacatattcgcctggtcatatgatgatatgaccggtcttagtacatctattgtggctcacaaattgTCGAtagatccgacatgtccaccggtaaaacagaagctcagaaagttcaaacctgacatgagtttgaaaatcaaggaagaagttaccaagcaggtcaaagccaaggttcttagggtagtagagtatccgacatggttagccaacatcgtgccagtaccgaagaaggacgggaaggttagagtttgtgttgattaccgggatctcaaccgggccagtcgaAAAGATGACTTCctcttgccaaacatacacatcatGATTGACAACTACGCTAAGCACGAGCTGCAGtcatttgttgattgttttgctggataCCATTTGATATGGATCGACGAGGAGGACGCGGAGAAAACgcctttcattacaccgtggggaatgtattattacaagatgatgatgtttgggttaaagaatgctggggccacctacatgagggccatgactactattttccatgacatgatacacaaggagatcgaggtgtatgtagacgatgtcatcatcaaatctaagAAAGCCATTGACCATAGGGAAGATATGAGGaaattcttcaacagactgagaatgtacaatctaaaactgaatcccgccaagtgtgcgtTCGGGGCCCCTGCTGGAAAGTTACTTAGGTTCATCGTaagccgccgaggaatagaactggatccatcaaaggttaaGGCCATTTAAGAATTgacaccgccaaagaacaagaaagaggttatgagtttcttggggagactcaattacatcagtcggttcatagatCAATCCACTATCATttatgagccaatctttaagatattgaagaaagatgctgctgCTAAATGGACAGATGATTGTCAGagagccttcgacagaatcaaggattACCTATCAACGCTGCCAGTTCTGGTTCCGCCCGAACCGGGTAGACCGCTAttgctctaccttgcagtattggatagagcattcggttgtgttctagggAAACATGACGAAACAgggagaaaagagcaagccatttattacctcagcaagaagttcaccccgtatgaggctcagtattctctattagagcgcacttgttgtgctttgactttggtagcttagaagttgaggcattatttctatgcctataccacttatctcatatcaagaatggatccgctgaagtatatcttccagaagcccatgcccactggcaagctagtcaagtggcaaatcctgctaagtgaattcaacattgtctacgtaacccagaaggcaatcaaaggacaagcattggcagatcatcttgctgaaaatcccgtggatggagaatacgagcctctaaagacaTATTTTCTTGATGAAAAGATATCTtccataggagaagatattgcagaatcctatgacggttggagaatgttttttgatggagcagcaaatttcaaaggagttggcataggagcagtcctagtatcggaaatcggccagcattatccggtatctgccaaactcaggttctcgtgcaccaacaacatggccgaatacgaagcctgcatcttagggctcaagctggccattgatatgaacattcaagagttactagtgatcggagattcagacttgctcatacattaggtccgagaagaatgggcaaccaagaacacCAAGATACTCTCTTATCTGCACCATGTACGGGAGTTGAGGAAGAGattcacaaagacggaattccagcatgttcccaaagtccagaatgagtttgccgacgcaTTGGCTACCTTAtcatctatgattcagcatccagataagaacttcatAGATCCTATTCCGGTAAAAATTCATGATCGGCCAGCCTATTgcgctcatgtcgaggaagaagcagacgaaaAACCGTGGTtctatgacatcaaggagtatttaacAATATGAGAGTATCCAGAACTTGCAaatgctactcagaagcgcacacttcggaggttatctAACTACTTCTTTCAAagcagaggaatcctgtatatgAGAACTCTTGATTTAGgactactaaggtgtgtcgacgcaaaggaagcatctaaactGTTAGAAGAGGTCCATGCAGGGACCTGAGGTCCACATataaatggttttgtcttagcaaagaagatactctgggcaggatatttttggatgactatggaaacagactgcatccagtatgtccaaaagtgccatcgttgtcagatacatgcagacatgataaaagtgcctccaaatgagcttactgcaacaagctcgtcatggtcattcgccgcttggggaatggatgttatcggacatATCGAGCATGCCGCATCAagcgggcataggttcattctagtagcaattgattatttcaccaaatgggttgaaatAGCGTCATATAAGGCAGTGaccaagaaagtcatggcagactttgttcgcgaccgtatcgtttgtcggttcggcatcccagagtcaatcattactgataatggttccaatctcaacaagtgatctgatgaaagcaatgtatgaaacattcaagatcaaacacaagaactctacagcctacatacctcagatgaatggagctgtagaagcggccaacaaaaatatcaagaagatactaaggaaatgatagaaaagcataagcaaTGGCACGAAAA
Proteins encoded in this window:
- the LOC138876243 gene encoding uncharacterized protein; translation: MTTIFHDMIHKEIEVYVDDVIIKSKKAIDHREDMRKFFNRLRMYNLKLNPAKCAFGAPAGKLLRFIVSRRGIELDPSKILKKDAAAKWTDDCQRAFDRIKDYLSTLPVLAIKGQALADHLAENPVDGEYEPLKTYFLDEKISSIGEDIAESYDGWRMFFDGAANFKGVREEWATKNTKILSYLHHVRELRKRFTKTEFQHVPKVQNEFADALATLSSMIQHPDKNFIDPIPVKIHDRPAYCAHVEEEADEKPWFYDIKEYLTI